A part of Streptomyces sp. NBC_01497 genomic DNA contains:
- a CDS encoding 3-methyl-2-oxobutanoate hydroxymethyltransferase: MAEKVTTGTLQRMKDEGRKIVGVVAWDYQIARIVDRAGVEIVSVGDTVGVNLWGQANPFEITMDQMVTVAQAVRRGVSRALVSVDFPFGPLQEGTDSAVRAAIRFVKEAGVDMVKVDAASDFPEAVTEITRAGIPVFAQFGITPQTALRYGVEYKAIPSADDAVPVEMRDAMVAEAKLLEDAGAVLLNFTNSGPVVGAAVAGAVSVPVVGGFGGGPWLDGRMRMAHAAIGYAASAIDDPPDTYANVARTTLDAISAYAADVRAARQVAGGIPVPPAGN; this comes from the coding sequence ATGGCCGAAAAGGTCACGACAGGCACGCTCCAGCGGATGAAGGACGAGGGCCGCAAGATCGTCGGCGTCGTCGCCTGGGACTACCAGATCGCCCGGATCGTGGACCGGGCCGGCGTGGAGATCGTGTCGGTGGGCGACACCGTCGGAGTCAATCTGTGGGGGCAGGCCAACCCCTTCGAGATCACCATGGACCAGATGGTGACCGTCGCCCAGGCGGTCCGCCGGGGTGTCAGCCGCGCGCTGGTCAGTGTGGACTTCCCGTTCGGCCCGCTCCAGGAGGGCACGGACAGCGCGGTGCGCGCCGCGATCCGCTTCGTGAAGGAGGCGGGCGTCGACATGGTGAAGGTCGACGCCGCGTCGGACTTCCCCGAGGCGGTCACGGAGATCACCCGGGCCGGCATCCCGGTCTTCGCGCAGTTCGGCATCACCCCCCAGACCGCGCTGCGTTACGGCGTCGAGTACAAGGCGATCCCCTCCGCGGACGACGCCGTGCCGGTGGAGATGCGGGACGCCATGGTGGCGGAGGCCAAGCTTCTTGAGGACGCGGGCGCGGTACTGCTGAACTTCACCAACTCCGGCCCCGTGGTGGGCGCGGCCGTCGCCGGGGCGGTGTCCGTGCCGGTGGTCGGCGGGTTCGGCGGCGGCCCCTGGCTGGACGGCCGGATGCGGATGGCGCACGCGGCGATCGGCTACGCGGCGTCGGCGATCGACGACCCGCCGGACACGTACGCGAACGTCGCGCGGACCACGCTCGACGCGATCAGCGCGTACGCGGCCGACGTGCGGGCGGCACGGCAGGTGGCGGGCGGCATCCCCGTCCCGCCCGCCGGGAACTGA
- a CDS encoding alpha/beta fold hydrolase, translating to MPTTRTKDTETEDAGATRTVEIGGLRTRYQVTGQGPALLMFSPGGFDSTLESWRTTGVYKRLDLLEHLSRSYTCVTFDRRESGHSGGRIERISWAHYVAQGVGLLDHLGIERAHLMGGCVGCSTVAAFGVAHPERVLSMVLYSPAGGVRYRMKQHARFQEHLAYARDEGLAGVVALARGSASGFTADPRVGPWVSVLRTDEAFAERYAAIDPQRYATTVTGLVRHLFDRDTVPGPEPEDLLTLDVPALIVPGQDASHAPSAARYLQECLPAAEYWDVPVAEQTRETAPARILRFLAQRREG from the coding sequence ATGCCCACGACACGAACCAAGGACACGGAGACCGAGGACGCCGGCGCCACGCGCACGGTCGAGATCGGCGGCCTGCGCACGCGCTACCAGGTGACGGGCCAGGGGCCCGCGCTGCTGATGTTCTCTCCGGGCGGCTTCGACTCGACGCTGGAGAGCTGGCGCACGACCGGCGTCTACAAGCGGCTGGACCTGCTGGAGCACCTCTCCCGCTCGTACACCTGCGTCACCTTCGACCGTCGCGAGTCGGGGCACTCGGGCGGCCGGATCGAGCGGATCTCATGGGCGCACTACGTGGCGCAGGGGGTGGGCCTGCTCGACCACCTCGGCATCGAACGGGCGCACCTGATGGGCGGCTGCGTGGGGTGCTCGACGGTGGCGGCCTTCGGTGTCGCGCACCCCGAGCGGGTGCTCAGCATGGTGCTGTACTCGCCCGCGGGCGGGGTCAGGTACCGGATGAAGCAGCACGCGCGCTTCCAGGAGCACCTGGCCTACGCGCGGGACGAGGGCCTCGCCGGGGTCGTGGCACTGGCGCGCGGCTCGGCGTCCGGGTTCACCGCCGACCCGCGGGTCGGCCCGTGGGTGTCGGTGCTGCGCACGGACGAGGCGTTCGCCGAGCGCTACGCGGCGATCGATCCGCAGCGGTACGCGACGACGGTCACGGGCCTCGTGCGCCACCTCTTCGACCGGGACACCGTGCCGGGCCCCGAGCCGGAGGACCTGCTGACGCTGGACGTCCCCGCGCTGATCGTCCCCGGCCAGGACGCCTCGCACGCGCCGTCCGCGGCGCGCTACCTCCAGGAGTGCCTGCCTGCCGCCGAGTACTGGGACGTGCCGGTGGCGGAGCAGACGCGGGAGACGGCCCCGGCGCGGATCCTGCGCTTCCTCGCGCAACGGCGGGAGGGCTGA
- a CDS encoding SpoIIE family protein phosphatase has translation MFLLQLVVVLLIAVGAGLLLVYTIQHEKSENASQRALAVAEGFANAPGVATAMTSPGASEVLQPQARAAMQGADVDFVTVVDRQGIRLTSAIPSLIGRRSNQDMAPLLAGRTVQSRTTGTLSSQFRAFVPVENDDGKVVGAVGAAVRMSSVSDSVNRQLPLLLGGAAAAVAVITGGAALISRRLLRQTHGLGPTEITRMYEHHDAVLHAAREGVLIVDGDGILLLANDEAHRLLELPADARGRPVAELGLPPPMAELLVSNRTATDEVHLVGGRVLAVNQRRTGTDGGPPGSVATLRDSTELRALSGRAEAASSRLELLYDAGIGIGTTLDVRRTAEELAEVAVPQFSDFATVDLVDPVLRGDEPPGGTQYTFRRVALVGVVDTDPLFRPGARLRLAKDSPQVRGLLSGHAVLEPDLRKATSWQAQDPQRAARVVSYGIRSLISVPLNTRDAVLGVANFWRSTDSGAFEDEDLALAEELAARAAVSIDNARRYTREHDMAVALQRSLLPSALPEQSALDVAYRYLPAQKSVGGDWFDVIPLPGARVALVVGDVVGQGVAAAVTMGRLRTAVHVFSALDLPPDELLARMDELADRIDRENSAESDRGIMGATCLYAIYDPVDRRCTMARAGHLPPALVDPDGAVRFLDLPAGPPLGVGGLPFESAEVVVPEGSELVLYTDGLVEERGRDIDEGMADLAAVLSRARGEPEEVCTEVLDALLGGRAADDTALLVARTRVLPRERVARWEVPGDPAAVADVRTVAAAKLAEWGLAESGFTTELILSELVTNAIRYAAGPITVRLLLDQRLICEVTDGSGTSPHLGHAADTDEGGRGLFLVAQLAERWGTRYAEGGKIIWAEQQLPAGYAPPRGALTNPA, from the coding sequence ATGTTCCTGCTCCAGCTCGTGGTGGTGCTCCTGATCGCGGTCGGCGCGGGCCTCCTGCTGGTGTACACGATTCAGCACGAGAAGTCCGAGAACGCCTCGCAGCGGGCGCTCGCGGTGGCCGAGGGCTTCGCCAACGCTCCGGGGGTGGCCACGGCGATGACCTCGCCCGGCGCGTCGGAGGTGCTCCAGCCGCAGGCCCGCGCCGCGATGCAGGGCGCCGACGTCGATTTCGTGACGGTCGTGGACCGGCAGGGAATACGCCTCACGTCCGCCATTCCCAGTCTGATCGGCCGCCGCAGCAACCAGGACATGGCGCCGCTGCTGGCCGGCCGGACGGTCCAGAGCCGCACCACCGGCACCCTCAGCTCCCAGTTCCGGGCGTTCGTCCCCGTGGAGAACGATGACGGGAAAGTGGTCGGCGCCGTCGGCGCCGCGGTGAGGATGAGCAGCGTCAGCGACTCCGTGAACCGGCAGCTCCCGCTGCTGCTGGGGGGCGCCGCCGCCGCCGTCGCCGTCATCACCGGGGGCGCCGCGCTGATCAGCAGGCGATTGCTGCGGCAGACCCACGGCCTGGGGCCCACGGAGATCACCCGCATGTACGAGCACCACGACGCGGTGTTGCACGCCGCGCGGGAGGGCGTGCTCATCGTGGACGGCGACGGCATCCTGCTGCTCGCGAACGACGAGGCCCACCGGCTGCTCGAACTGCCCGCCGACGCCCGGGGCCGTCCCGTGGCGGAGCTGGGCCTACCGCCTCCGATGGCGGAACTGCTGGTGTCGAACCGTACGGCCACCGACGAGGTGCACCTCGTCGGTGGCCGGGTGCTGGCCGTCAACCAGCGCCGTACAGGGACGGACGGTGGCCCGCCGGGCAGCGTGGCGACGCTGCGCGACTCCACGGAGCTGCGCGCACTGTCGGGCCGGGCCGAGGCGGCGAGCAGCCGGCTCGAACTTCTGTACGACGCCGGGATAGGCATCGGCACCACGCTCGACGTGCGCAGGACCGCCGAGGAGCTGGCCGAGGTGGCCGTCCCCCAGTTCTCCGACTTCGCCACCGTGGACCTGGTCGACCCGGTACTGCGCGGCGACGAGCCCCCGGGGGGGACCCAGTACACGTTCCGCCGCGTCGCCCTCGTCGGGGTCGTGGACACCGATCCACTGTTCCGCCCAGGGGCGCGGCTGCGGCTGGCCAAGGACTCGCCCCAGGTACGGGGACTGCTCTCCGGGCATGCCGTACTGGAGCCCGACCTGCGCAAGGCGACCAGCTGGCAGGCGCAGGACCCGCAGCGCGCGGCGCGGGTCGTGTCCTACGGCATCAGGTCACTGATCTCGGTGCCGCTGAACACGCGGGACGCCGTGCTCGGGGTGGCGAACTTCTGGCGGTCCACGGACTCGGGCGCCTTCGAGGACGAGGACCTGGCCCTGGCGGAGGAGCTGGCGGCACGGGCCGCCGTGTCCATCGACAACGCCCGCCGCTACACGCGGGAGCACGACATGGCCGTGGCCCTGCAGCGCAGCCTGCTGCCGAGCGCCCTTCCCGAGCAGAGCGCGCTGGACGTGGCGTACCGCTACCTGCCCGCGCAGAAGAGTGTCGGCGGCGACTGGTTCGACGTCATTCCGCTGCCCGGCGCGCGGGTGGCCCTCGTGGTGGGCGACGTCGTCGGTCAGGGCGTGGCGGCGGCGGTGACCATGGGCCGGCTGCGCACGGCCGTGCACGTCTTCTCGGCGCTCGACCTGCCGCCCGACGAACTGCTGGCGCGCATGGACGAGCTCGCCGACCGCATCGACCGGGAGAACTCCGCGGAGTCCGACCGCGGGATCATGGGCGCGACCTGCCTGTACGCGATCTACGACCCTGTCGACCGCCGCTGCACCATGGCGCGGGCCGGGCATCTGCCGCCGGCCCTGGTGGACCCGGACGGCGCGGTGCGGTTCCTGGACCTGCCGGCGGGCCCGCCGCTGGGCGTGGGCGGCCTGCCCTTCGAGTCGGCGGAGGTGGTGGTCCCCGAGGGCAGCGAGCTGGTCCTGTACACGGACGGCCTGGTGGAGGAGCGCGGCCGGGACATCGACGAGGGGATGGCGGACCTGGCCGCGGTGCTGTCCCGCGCTCGGGGCGAGCCGGAGGAGGTGTGCACCGAGGTGCTCGACGCACTGCTGGGCGGCCGGGCGGCGGACGACACCGCGCTGCTCGTGGCGCGGACCCGCGTGCTGCCGCGCGAGCGGGTGGCGCGCTGGGAGGTGCCGGGCGATCCGGCCGCGGTCGCGGATGTGCGGACCGTCGCGGCGGCGAAGCTCGCCGAGTGGGGTCTCGCGGAGTCGGGGTTCACCACCGAGCTGATCCTGAGCGAGCTCGTCACCAACGCGATCCGGTACGCGGCGGGGCCCATCACCGTGCGGCTGCTGCTCGACCAGCGACTGATCTGCGAGGTGACCGACGGCAGCGGCACCTCCCCCCACCTGGGCCACGCCGCGGACACCGACGAGGGCGGTCGCGGACTGTTCCTGGTGGCGCAGCTCGCGGAGCGGTGGGGCACCCGGTATGCGGAGGGCGGCAAGATCATCTGGGCCGAGCAGCAGCTCCCCGCGGGGTACGCGCCACCGCGCGGCGCGCTCACGAACCCCGCGTGA
- a CDS encoding RpiB/LacA/LacB family sugar-phosphate isomerase produces MRVAITADHNGTALRDDLVRWLTAEGYAVDDRGGAPDPATVVDYPALCADVCGEVVAGRADRGIVLGGSGLGETVACNKIRGIRAGLCHDEWSAGISRGNNDANVLVLAAKTLPALEARKVADRWLTTPFKGGVHARRVAQIAALERGETLS; encoded by the coding sequence ATGCGGGTCGCGATCACGGCCGACCACAACGGCACCGCCCTGCGCGACGACCTCGTCCGGTGGCTCACCGCCGAGGGGTACGCGGTGGACGACCGCGGTGGCGCCCCCGACCCCGCGACCGTCGTCGACTACCCGGCGCTGTGTGCCGACGTCTGCGGCGAGGTGGTCGCCGGCCGCGCGGACCGGGGCATCGTCCTCGGCGGCAGCGGCCTCGGCGAGACCGTCGCCTGCAACAAGATCCGCGGCATCAGGGCCGGGCTGTGCCACGACGAGTGGAGCGCCGGCATCTCGCGCGGCAACAACGACGCGAACGTCCTGGTGCTCGCCGCGAAGACGCTGCCCGCGCTGGAGGCGCGCAAGGTGGCCGACCGCTGGCTGACGACCCCGTTCAAGGGCGGTGTGCACGCCCGCAGGGTGGCTCAGATCGCCGCCCTGGAGCGCGGCGAGACGCTGTCCTGA
- a CDS encoding ABC transporter substrate-binding protein, translating into MAETTRTGDRTLLAVTRTQGDNEALKTGEVKPAGWSFAFEEVPVLVHAFRRMVRGLEFDVSEMALTTYLVAKEHGARFTAVPAFLVRGFHHGAIHYNPSRWPGIRSPKDLEGHRVGVSRGYTVTTGVWARAVLQEEYGVDLSTITWVLSGDEHVEAYEPPSNVVRMPAGTTLEQMLADGELAACIGAGADVPGVTALIPDAEGAGYAALQTRGFYPINHLVVVKDELLRERPRLGAEVFDAFARAKQLYVERLRAGTIENPTATDRMYARVLETTGEDPLPYGIAPNRAVLDTLLRHAVDQRILRRAPALEDVFATSTLEVTG; encoded by the coding sequence ATGGCAGAGACGACTCGCACCGGCGACCGCACTCTCCTCGCGGTGACCCGCACGCAGGGTGACAACGAGGCGCTCAAGACGGGAGAGGTGAAGCCGGCCGGCTGGTCCTTCGCGTTCGAGGAGGTCCCCGTCCTCGTGCACGCCTTCCGCCGGATGGTGCGCGGCCTGGAGTTCGACGTCAGCGAGATGGCCCTCACCACGTACCTGGTCGCCAAGGAGCACGGCGCCCGCTTCACCGCCGTCCCCGCCTTCCTCGTGCGCGGTTTCCACCACGGCGCGATCCACTACAACCCGTCCCGGTGGCCGGGGATCCGGAGCCCCAAGGACCTGGAGGGCCACCGCGTCGGGGTCAGCCGCGGCTACACCGTCACCACCGGCGTGTGGGCCCGTGCCGTCCTCCAGGAGGAGTACGGCGTCGACCTGTCGACCATCACCTGGGTGCTCTCCGGCGACGAGCACGTCGAGGCGTACGAGCCGCCGTCCAACGTCGTCCGGATGCCGGCCGGCACCACCCTCGAACAGATGCTGGCCGACGGCGAGTTGGCGGCCTGCATCGGCGCGGGGGCGGACGTGCCCGGTGTCACGGCACTGATCCCCGACGCGGAGGGCGCCGGTTACGCGGCGCTGCAGACCCGCGGGTTCTACCCCATCAACCACCTGGTGGTGGTGAAGGACGAACTCCTGCGGGAGCGGCCGCGACTGGGCGCCGAGGTCTTCGACGCGTTCGCACGGGCGAAGCAGCTGTACGTCGAGCGGCTGCGCGCCGGGACGATCGAGAACCCGACGGCCACGGACCGGATGTACGCGCGCGTCCTGGAGACCACCGGCGAGGACCCCCTCCCGTACGGCATCGCGCCGAACCGCGCGGTGCTCGACACACTGCTGCGCCACGCGGTCGACCAGCGCATCCTGCGCCGGGCACCGGCGCTGGAGGACGTCTTCGCCACGAGCACGCTGGAGGTGACGGGCTGA
- a CDS encoding zinc-dependent alcohol dehydrogenase, translated as MAEQVLAAVRTGPGTTELREFPMPDIPADGALLKVEVAGICGTDVKMYGKPPFADPVIMGHENVGVIAKAGREFTERKGLVEGDRIFVEHYVGCMRCAWCHAGEYRHCEGTDWRTNPDARRYGYTSANNPYHLWGGFAQYLYLPWNSVTHRVPDGVSAELAGLVTPLSNGIEWALVTAGVGYASTVLIQGPGQQGLSQVVACKQAGASLIIMTGTTKDAARLAMAKELGADAVIDVRKEDALARVLELTGGRGVDVVLDCTAGAGTAPVLLGIDALKRREGTMVVQGEVAAFPDFPLKKLTEKSIAMKSARGHSYRACELALEQLASGRFPLERLATHTFPLADTDRAIRTVGGENGEDAVHVSLLPWADAA; from the coding sequence ATGGCAGAGCAGGTGTTGGCGGCGGTCAGGACAGGTCCCGGCACGACAGAGCTGCGCGAGTTCCCGATGCCGGACATTCCGGCCGACGGCGCCCTGTTGAAGGTCGAGGTCGCCGGTATCTGCGGCACGGACGTCAAGATGTACGGGAAACCGCCGTTCGCCGATCCGGTGATCATGGGCCACGAGAACGTCGGCGTGATCGCCAAGGCCGGACGGGAGTTCACCGAGCGCAAGGGCCTCGTCGAGGGCGACCGCATCTTCGTGGAGCACTACGTCGGCTGCATGCGCTGCGCCTGGTGCCACGCGGGCGAGTACCGCCACTGCGAGGGCACCGACTGGCGCACCAACCCCGACGCGCGCCGCTACGGCTACACGTCGGCGAACAACCCGTACCACCTGTGGGGCGGTTTCGCGCAGTACCTCTACCTCCCGTGGAACTCGGTGACGCACCGCGTGCCGGACGGAGTCTCCGCCGAACTGGCCGGACTCGTCACGCCGTTGTCGAACGGCATCGAGTGGGCGCTGGTGACCGCCGGCGTCGGCTACGCCAGCACCGTCCTCATCCAGGGCCCCGGCCAGCAGGGCCTGTCGCAGGTCGTCGCCTGCAAGCAGGCCGGCGCCTCACTGATCATCATGACGGGTACGACGAAGGACGCGGCGCGCCTCGCGATGGCGAAGGAACTCGGCGCGGACGCCGTCATCGACGTCCGGAAGGAGGACGCGCTGGCGCGGGTCCTCGAACTCACCGGCGGCCGCGGTGTGGACGTCGTGCTCGACTGCACGGCGGGAGCGGGCACCGCGCCCGTCCTGCTCGGCATCGACGCGCTCAAGCGCCGCGAGGGCACCATGGTCGTGCAGGGCGAGGTCGCGGCCTTCCCCGACTTCCCGCTGAAGAAGCTCACCGAGAAGTCCATCGCCATGAAGAGCGCACGCGGACACAGCTACCGTGCCTGCGAACTCGCCCTGGAACAGCTCGCGTCGGGCCGCTTCCCGCTGGAGCGGCTGGCCACCCACACCTTCCCGCTCGCCGACACCGACCGCGCCATCCGCACCGTCGGCGGCGAGAACGGCGAGGACGCGGTGCACGTCTCCCTGCTGCCCTGGGCGGACGCGGCATGA
- a CDS encoding 4-carboxy-4-hydroxy-2-oxoadipate aldolase/oxaloacetate decarboxylase, protein MSGVVVRNTPRADEAAVSALAGFGVATVHEAQGRTGLLSPALRPVFPGAHIAGSAVTVSVPPADNWMLHVAVEQCRPGDILVVSPTSPSDAGYFGELLATSLAARGVRGLVIDAGCRDIAELTAMGFPVWSRHVCAFGTVKETLGDIGLPLACAGQIIHSGDVIVADDDGAVVVPRLTAAEVARASRSREDKEARSRDRYAKGELGLDVNAMRERLAAKGLTYTDYEGTE, encoded by the coding sequence ATGAGCGGCGTCGTCGTACGGAACACACCGCGCGCGGACGAGGCCGCGGTCTCGGCCCTCGCCGGTTTCGGTGTGGCCACGGTCCACGAGGCGCAGGGCCGGACGGGCCTGCTCTCCCCCGCCCTGCGGCCCGTCTTCCCTGGCGCGCACATCGCCGGCAGCGCGGTGACGGTCAGCGTGCCGCCCGCCGACAACTGGATGCTGCACGTCGCCGTCGAGCAGTGCCGGCCGGGCGACATCCTGGTGGTCTCCCCCACCTCCCCTTCCGACGCCGGGTACTTCGGCGAGCTGCTCGCCACCTCGCTCGCGGCGCGCGGGGTGCGCGGCCTCGTCATCGACGCCGGCTGCCGGGACATCGCGGAGCTGACGGCGATGGGGTTCCCGGTGTGGTCACGGCATGTCTGCGCGTTCGGCACGGTGAAGGAGACCCTCGGCGACATCGGGCTGCCGCTGGCGTGCGCGGGCCAGATCATCCACTCCGGTGACGTGATCGTCGCGGACGACGACGGTGCCGTGGTGGTGCCGCGTCTGACGGCGGCGGAGGTGGCGCGGGCCTCCCGGTCCCGCGAGGACAAGGAGGCGCGCTCGCGGGACCGGTACGCGAAGGGCGAACTCGGCCTGGACGTCAACGCGATGCGTGAGCGCCTCGCGGCGAAGGGCCTGACGTACACCGACTACGAGGGCACGGAGTGA
- a CDS encoding amidohydrolase family protein codes for MIIDIHGHYTTAPPQLQAFRDAQLARLDDPSLPLPSLAPIGDDAIRESVENHQLKVLRERGGDLMLFSPKASGMEHHVGDPATARAWAEVSNDLVHRVAGLFPEHFAAVCQLPQTANGPLNGVIAELRRCVQQLGFVGCNLNPDPSGGHWTSPPLTDPYWFPLYEVLVELDVPAMVHVSTSCNPAFHTLGAHYLNADTSVFMQFVGSDLFDRFPGLRFVIPHGGGAVPYHWGRYRGLAMRSGLPDPSVHLMDNVFFDTCVYHQPGVDLLTSVVPAGNVLFASEMLGAVRGVDPDTGIAWDDTKHYVDATGLPAERLRGIYEDNARRVYPRLDARLTAEGR; via the coding sequence GTGATCATCGACATCCACGGCCACTACACCACCGCCCCGCCGCAGCTCCAGGCCTTCAGGGACGCCCAGCTGGCGCGCCTGGACGACCCGTCGCTGCCGCTCCCCTCGCTCGCACCGATCGGTGACGACGCGATCCGGGAGTCCGTCGAGAACCACCAGCTGAAGGTGTTGCGCGAGCGCGGCGGCGACCTGATGCTGTTCTCGCCGAAGGCGTCCGGCATGGAGCACCACGTCGGCGACCCGGCGACCGCGCGCGCCTGGGCCGAGGTGAGCAACGACCTGGTGCACCGGGTGGCCGGCCTCTTCCCCGAGCACTTCGCGGCCGTCTGCCAGCTCCCCCAGACCGCGAACGGCCCACTGAACGGCGTGATAGCCGAACTGCGGCGCTGCGTTCAGCAGTTGGGCTTCGTGGGCTGCAACCTCAACCCCGACCCCTCGGGTGGCCACTGGACGTCGCCGCCCCTGACCGACCCGTACTGGTTCCCGCTGTACGAGGTGCTGGTGGAGCTCGACGTACCGGCCATGGTGCATGTGTCGACGTCCTGCAACCCGGCGTTCCACACCCTCGGCGCGCACTACCTCAACGCCGACACGTCCGTGTTCATGCAGTTCGTGGGGAGCGACCTGTTCGACAGGTTCCCCGGCCTGCGGTTCGTCATCCCGCACGGCGGCGGCGCCGTCCCGTACCACTGGGGCCGCTACCGGGGCCTCGCGATGCGGTCGGGCCTGCCCGACCCGTCGGTCCACCTCATGGACAACGTCTTCTTCGACACCTGTGTCTACCACCAGCCCGGAGTCGACCTGCTGACGAGCGTCGTCCCGGCGGGCAACGTGCTGTTCGCCTCGGAGATGCTCGGCGCCGTGCGCGGTGTCGACCCGGACACCGGCATCGCGTGGGACGACACCAAACACTACGTGGACGCGACCGGACTCCCGGCCGAGCGGCTCCGCGGGATCTACGAGGACAACGCCCGGCGCGTCTATCCCCGGCTCGACGCACGGCTCACAGCGGAAGGCAGGTAG
- a CDS encoding ABC transporter substrate-binding protein produces the protein MPRLRLTMACGDYDRTRALYEDTIRPDGIDLTYLRLPVEETFFRMMRHQEFEVAELSLSSYVVSLRQDPSPFVALPVYTSRMFRHSSWYANADAGIESPEDLRGKVVGTPEFQLTACVWMRGIVGDRHGVPFDAYEHRTGGQETPGRIEKAKVDLGDSVKIRAVPRDRTLSQMLAEGEIDALVTPRVPSPFAQGDPRVKRIFPDVIGAEKAYYADTGIFPIMHVLVVRRDVYERHPWVAQSLYKAMLEAKQQAYTSMYDTSALRFTLPWLTPQLEEARALLGEDFWSYGLGEDNHRTLSTFLRYHHEQGLSDRLRTPEELFAPEALESAVI, from the coding sequence ATGCCCCGACTCAGGCTCACCATGGCGTGCGGCGACTACGACCGCACGCGCGCGCTGTACGAGGACACCATCAGGCCCGACGGCATCGACCTGACGTATCTGCGGCTGCCGGTGGAGGAGACCTTCTTCCGGATGATGCGCCACCAGGAGTTCGAGGTCGCCGAACTCTCGCTCTCCTCCTACGTGGTGTCGCTGCGGCAGGACCCCTCACCGTTCGTGGCCCTGCCGGTGTACACCTCGCGGATGTTCCGGCACAGCTCCTGGTACGCGAACGCGGACGCGGGCATCGAGTCGCCCGAGGACCTGCGCGGCAAGGTCGTCGGCACGCCCGAGTTCCAGCTCACGGCGTGCGTGTGGATGCGCGGCATCGTCGGCGACCGGCACGGCGTGCCGTTCGACGCGTACGAGCACCGCACCGGCGGCCAGGAGACCCCCGGCCGGATCGAGAAGGCGAAGGTCGACCTGGGGGACTCGGTGAAGATCCGGGCCGTCCCCCGTGACCGCACGCTCTCGCAGATGCTGGCGGAGGGCGAGATCGACGCGCTCGTCACCCCGCGCGTCCCCTCGCCGTTCGCCCAGGGCGACCCCCGGGTCAAGCGGATCTTCCCCGATGTCATCGGCGCGGAGAAGGCCTACTACGCGGACACCGGCATCTTCCCCATCATGCATGTACTGGTGGTCCGCAGGGACGTCTACGAGCGCCACCCGTGGGTCGCCCAGTCGCTGTACAAGGCGATGCTGGAGGCCAAGCAGCAGGCGTACACCAGCATGTACGACACGTCCGCGCTGCGCTTCACCCTGCCCTGGCTCACCCCGCAACTGGAGGAGGCCCGCGCCCTGCTGGGCGAGGACTTCTGGTCGTACGGGCTCGGCGAGGACAACCACCGGACCCTGTCGACGTTCCTGCGCTACCACCACGAGCAGGGCCTGTCCGACCGGCTCCGCACCCCCGAGGAACTGTTCGCGCCCGAGGCGCTGGAGTCCGCGGTGATCTGA